A single Nycticebus coucang isolate mNycCou1 chromosome 16, mNycCou1.pri, whole genome shotgun sequence DNA region contains:
- the C16H3orf85 gene encoding uncharacterized protein C3orf85 homolog yields MAYTMLQVALCSTLLIGALGAPFLLEDPANQFLHLRRNVYLQDYWNPDHSPDVWRNTLEDQARETWTALKTTIQYYLDVNTFTLDMSTAQ; encoded by the exons ATGGCCTATACAATGCTTCAAGTAGCTCTGTGTTCAACACTGCTTATAG GAGCATTGGGTGCGCCATTTTTGTTGGAGGACCCTGCAAACCAGTTCCTCCATCTTAGAAGGAATGTATATTTGCAGGATTACTGGAACCCAGATCACAGTCCAGATGTGTGGAGAAACACACTGGAAGATCAG GCTCGTGAAACATGGACTGCTTTGAAAACAACCATACAGTATTATTTGGATGTGAATACATTCACCTTGGACATGTCCACTGCCCAGTAA